In Dromiciops gliroides isolate mDroGli1 chromosome 4, mDroGli1.pri, whole genome shotgun sequence, one DNA window encodes the following:
- the LOC122725648 gene encoding biogenesis of lysosome-related organelles complex 1 subunit 2-like, which translates to MFFKMATYLTGELTATSEDHKLLENMNKLTSLKYLEMKDIAVNISRNLKDLNQKYAALQPYLDQITLIEEQAAALEQAAYKLDAYSKKLEAKYKKLER; encoded by the coding sequence ATGTTCTTCAAAATGGCCACATACCTGACCGGCGAGCTGACGGCTACCAGTGAAGACCATAAACTTCTGGAAAATATGAACAAACTGACTAGTTTGAAGTACCTAGAAATGAAAGATATTGCAGTAAACATAAGTAGAAACCTAAAGGACTTAAACCAGAAATATGCAGCACTTCAGCCTTATCTGGATCAGATCACTTTAATTGAGGAGCAAGCAGCAGCTCTTGAGCAGGCAGCCTACAAATTGGATGCATATTCAAAGAAACTAGAAGCAAAGTACAAGAAgttagagaggtga